A DNA window from Sporosarcina sp. ANT_H38 contains the following coding sequences:
- the aceA gene encoding isocitrate lyase: protein MTRQKQIEQLEKSWAEDSRWKGIERPYTAEDVVKLRGSVLIEQTLATKGATRLWSSLHEEDFINALGALTGNQAVQQVKAGLQAIYLSGWQVAADANLSGQMYPDQSLYPANSVPSVVKRINQALQRADQIDHSEGRADGFDWFAPIIADAEAGFGGPLNVFELMKGMIEAGAAGVHLEDQLASEKKCGHLGGKVLLPTQNAIRNLVAARLAADVLGVPTVLISRTDADAADMVTSDIDPVDTEFLTGERTPEGFYRSKPGIDQAIARGLAYAPYADLVWCETSHPSLEEAQQFADAIHAKFPGKMLAYNCSPSFNWEANLDEATIAKYQVELGEMGYKFQFVTLAGFHSLNHSMFNLAHDYKDNGMAAYSKLQQAEFANEDKGYTATRHQREVGTGYFDEVSQIISGGTSSTTAMKGSTETAQFV, encoded by the coding sequence ATGACTAGACAAAAACAGATTGAACAATTGGAGAAAAGTTGGGCTGAGGATAGCAGATGGAAAGGGATTGAACGTCCTTACACTGCAGAAGATGTTGTAAAGCTTCGTGGCTCCGTTTTGATTGAACAAACACTGGCAACAAAAGGTGCAACTCGCTTATGGAGTTCATTGCATGAAGAGGATTTCATCAATGCCCTTGGTGCTCTAACAGGCAATCAGGCTGTTCAACAAGTAAAAGCAGGACTTCAAGCAATCTATCTAAGTGGCTGGCAAGTGGCGGCGGATGCAAATCTATCAGGACAAATGTATCCTGACCAAAGTTTATATCCAGCAAATAGTGTTCCTTCTGTTGTCAAACGCATCAACCAAGCACTTCAACGGGCTGACCAAATCGACCATTCAGAAGGGCGTGCAGACGGTTTTGACTGGTTCGCACCAATTATAGCGGACGCTGAAGCAGGTTTCGGCGGACCACTTAACGTATTTGAATTAATGAAAGGCATGATTGAGGCTGGAGCAGCAGGCGTTCACCTTGAAGACCAACTTGCATCGGAAAAGAAATGTGGACACTTGGGCGGTAAAGTATTGCTACCGACACAAAATGCAATCCGTAACTTAGTTGCTGCAAGACTTGCGGCTGACGTTCTCGGCGTACCAACTGTTCTTATCTCGCGTACAGATGCAGATGCAGCAGATATGGTCACTAGCGACATCGATCCAGTAGATACTGAATTCCTTACTGGGGAACGTACACCTGAAGGTTTCTACCGGTCAAAACCTGGTATTGACCAAGCGATTGCACGCGGATTGGCTTATGCGCCTTACGCAGATCTTGTCTGGTGTGAAACATCGCATCCATCACTTGAAGAGGCACAACAGTTTGCGGATGCAATCCATGCGAAATTCCCTGGAAAAATGCTTGCTTACAACTGTTCACCTTCATTCAACTGGGAAGCGAACTTGGACGAAGCGACAATCGCCAAATACCAGGTGGAACTTGGTGAAATGGGCTACAAATTCCAGTTCGTTACACTTGCAGGATTCCATTCGTTGAACCACAGCATGTTCAATCTTGCGCATGACTACAAAGATAATGGCATGGCGGCATATTCAAAACTGCAACAGGCTGAATTTGCCAATGAAGACAAAGGGTACACAGCGACTAGACACCAACGTGAAGTTGGAACAGGTTACTTTGATGAAGTGTCTCAGATCATTTCTGGCGGTACATCTTCTACAACAGCGATGAAAGGCTCAACAGAAACTGCACAATTTGTATGA
- a CDS encoding acyl-CoA dehydrogenase family protein has protein sequence MVLQQRSEIKMSLNFFEHDETLQTLLKESLSPNFYEYVHKELMKFGSLVANEIDDRAKHTDREGQPRLEKYDKYGDDSSRVWVNEGYKKTVEETYRTGIVGYVHKDIPELGHKGNYLYSFAQGYLLSQAEPGFHCPVTLTQATAYLLDHYASDEVKEKFLPHVCATGDMELFEGATFLTERQGGSDVGANVVKAVADGENYRLTGEKYFASNAGMAGVAMVLARMEGSAEGSRGLSLFAVPWRKDDGSSNGIKIRRLKDKLGVRAVPSGEVEFDGALAYVVGDPKKGFYYMMEALNLSRICNAIASLGIMRRAFNEALMYAEKRNAFGKKLTDFPMVQESLSTMKSKLEVELATTFDLIKLFDKVSSGNASEEETALNRLKIALVKKETAEQAIHFAHEAIEMHGGNGYIEDFVTPRLLRDAQVLTVWEGTANILGLELLRLVNKFSAHLLFIDEMTERLDSVSESSWKLRVFNAVEKLAKDLTIFASLDPDNQTIEAKELMRTMALLYEGVVALEWAALYGGRYDKLMEIFIETNWPERAIGEVKSSVKYFKDVLSHVSID, from the coding sequence ATGGTCTTACAACAACGGTCTGAAATTAAAATGTCATTGAATTTTTTTGAGCATGATGAGACATTACAAACACTATTAAAAGAATCATTGTCTCCTAATTTCTACGAGTATGTCCATAAAGAATTAATGAAATTTGGTTCACTGGTAGCCAATGAAATCGATGATCGTGCCAAACATACGGACCGCGAAGGGCAACCTCGACTCGAGAAATATGATAAATATGGTGATGATAGTTCACGTGTTTGGGTCAATGAAGGCTATAAGAAGACAGTGGAAGAAACATATCGAACAGGGATTGTTGGCTATGTTCATAAAGATATACCGGAACTTGGCCATAAGGGAAACTACTTATACAGTTTTGCACAAGGCTATTTGCTGTCACAGGCGGAACCAGGATTCCATTGTCCAGTAACATTGACGCAAGCAACGGCTTATTTGCTTGATCATTATGCCAGTGACGAAGTAAAAGAAAAGTTCTTGCCACATGTTTGTGCAACGGGTGATATGGAATTATTTGAAGGGGCGACATTTTTAACAGAAAGACAAGGAGGTTCAGACGTCGGTGCCAATGTCGTGAAGGCAGTGGCAGACGGTGAAAATTATCGTTTAACCGGCGAAAAGTATTTTGCATCCAATGCCGGAATGGCTGGCGTCGCGATGGTTCTTGCTAGAATGGAAGGTTCAGCAGAAGGTTCGCGGGGACTGAGTTTATTCGCGGTGCCCTGGAGAAAAGACGACGGCTCATCAAATGGTATCAAGATTCGAAGATTGAAAGACAAACTAGGTGTGCGTGCTGTGCCATCCGGCGAAGTAGAGTTTGACGGTGCATTGGCTTATGTCGTAGGTGATCCTAAAAAGGGCTTCTATTATATGATGGAAGCGTTGAATTTATCGCGGATTTGTAATGCCATCGCGTCACTTGGCATCATGCGCCGAGCGTTCAACGAGGCGTTGATGTATGCGGAAAAACGCAATGCTTTCGGCAAAAAATTGACTGATTTCCCAATGGTCCAAGAAAGTTTGTCGACAATGAAGTCTAAACTTGAAGTCGAACTGGCAACCACATTCGATCTCATTAAGCTCTTTGATAAAGTAAGTTCTGGGAACGCTTCTGAAGAAGAAACTGCATTGAACCGTTTGAAGATAGCGCTCGTGAAAAAAGAAACCGCGGAACAGGCAATCCATTTCGCTCATGAAGCAATTGAAATGCACGGTGGCAATGGTTACATCGAAGATTTTGTCACTCCAAGGTTACTCCGCGATGCACAAGTATTGACGGTTTGGGAAGGGACAGCGAATATTTTAGGATTGGAACTCCTTAGACTCGTCAATAAATTCAGTGCACACTTGCTGTTCATTGATGAAATGACAGAGAGGTTAGACTCTGTTTCAGAAAGTTCATGGAAACTGCGGGTATTTAACGCAGTGGAGAAACTAGCAAAAGACCTCACAATATTTGCAAGTTTGGACCCTGACAATCAAACAATCGAAGCAAAGGAATTAATGCGTACTATGGCTTTACTCTATGAAGGAGTCGTTGCGCTTGAATGGGCGGCATTATATGGAGGGCGATATGACAAGCTGATGGAAATTTTCATCGAAACGAACTGGCCTGAACGAGCGATCGGTGAAGTGAAGAGCAGTGTGAAGTATTTTAAAGATGTACTGTCACACGTGTCGATTGACTAA
- the yhfH gene encoding protein YhfH: MQTNKNRKELPRKICRECGCEIVEQVESPLFECERCIGSNEG; the protein is encoded by the coding sequence ATGCAAACGAACAAAAACAGGAAAGAATTGCCGAGAAAGATTTGTCGTGAATGTGGATGTGAAATTGTAGAACAGGTCGAATCCCCATTGTTCGAATGTGAGCGGTGCATTGGTTCGAACGAAGGGTGA
- the aceB gene encoding malate synthase A translates to MVSVTGQQQQLGRVIHLSTKQATSHSIEVLGELTAESEEILTPEALAFLQSLHDHFDGRRKELLANRQQRQSDIDGGIQLDFLAETKHIRDGDWTIAPLPHDLQDRRVEITGPVGRKMVINALNSGAKTFMACFEDATSPTWVNMLEGQLNMKEAVRRTIEFEQHSNGKTYKLNDDIAVLMIRPRGLHLVEKNIAIDGEPIAGSFFDFGLYFFHNAKELIERGSGPYFYLPKLESHLEARLWNDVFVFAQQQLGIQGGTVRATVLIETIAAAFEMDEILYELRDHSAGLNCGRWDYIFSYIKRLRNQPDVILPDRGQVTMTSPFMRAYTLLCIKTCHKRNAPAVGGMAAQIPIKNDPEANAAAFAKVSEDKHREATDGHDGTWVAHPGLVAVAMAQFNEHMPTPNQMDRKREDVKVTSADLLEVPEGTITEQGLRMNCSVGVQYIASWLRGNGAAPINNLMEDAATAEISRSQVWQWIRHPQGQLTSGLDITGVLVTDVLQEELGLIKQTVGDHAFHDGKYEEAAELFSSLTLQDDFVEFLTLPGYEKLK, encoded by the coding sequence ATGGTGTCAGTAACTGGACAGCAACAACAATTAGGGAGGGTGATCCATCTGTCTACGAAACAAGCGACATCCCATAGTATAGAAGTTTTAGGCGAACTGACTGCTGAAAGTGAAGAGATTTTAACACCGGAAGCATTAGCATTTCTACAATCTCTTCATGATCATTTTGACGGGAGACGGAAAGAACTTTTAGCTAACCGGCAACAACGTCAAAGCGATATCGACGGTGGCATACAACTGGATTTCTTAGCCGAAACAAAGCATATTCGGGATGGAGATTGGACGATTGCTCCCCTCCCGCATGATCTCCAGGACAGACGTGTAGAAATTACAGGTCCCGTCGGCCGGAAAATGGTTATTAACGCATTGAATTCAGGTGCAAAAACATTTATGGCTTGCTTTGAAGATGCGACATCACCAACATGGGTAAATATGTTGGAAGGCCAGCTCAATATGAAAGAAGCCGTTCGACGAACAATTGAGTTTGAACAGCATTCCAATGGCAAGACATACAAGTTGAACGATGATATCGCTGTGTTAATGATACGGCCGCGTGGATTGCATTTAGTAGAAAAGAACATTGCAATTGACGGCGAACCGATTGCAGGAAGTTTCTTCGACTTTGGACTTTACTTCTTCCATAACGCTAAGGAATTAATCGAAAGAGGATCTGGACCTTACTTTTATTTGCCGAAGCTCGAAAGTCATTTGGAAGCTAGACTTTGGAATGATGTGTTTGTCTTTGCACAGCAGCAACTAGGAATTCAGGGTGGCACAGTTCGAGCGACGGTGTTAATCGAAACAATTGCAGCAGCATTCGAAATGGACGAAATTCTCTACGAGCTACGTGATCATTCAGCAGGACTTAACTGCGGTCGTTGGGATTACATTTTCAGCTATATCAAACGACTACGCAATCAACCGGATGTTATTTTGCCAGATCGTGGCCAAGTGACGATGACGTCGCCATTCATGCGGGCTTATACATTGCTTTGTATTAAAACGTGCCATAAGCGCAACGCACCGGCAGTCGGTGGGATGGCAGCACAAATTCCGATTAAAAATGATCCGGAAGCAAATGCAGCGGCGTTTGCTAAAGTGAGCGAAGATAAGCACCGTGAAGCGACTGACGGACATGATGGAACATGGGTGGCACATCCGGGGCTTGTTGCAGTTGCGATGGCGCAGTTTAACGAACATATGCCGACACCGAACCAGATGGACCGGAAGCGAGAAGATGTGAAAGTTACATCTGCAGACTTGCTTGAAGTCCCTGAAGGAACGATTACGGAACAAGGACTGCGAATGAATTGTAGTGTGGGCGTTCAGTATATCGCTTCTTGGCTCAGAGGAAACGGAGCCGCTCCTATTAATAATTTGATGGAAGACGCGGCGACAGCGGAAATTTCAAGATCACAAGTATGGCAATGGATTCGTCATCCGCAAGGTCAACTTACGAGTGGGCTGGATATTACCGGAGTATTGGTTACAGACGTATTGCAAGAGGAACTTGGCTTAATTAAACAGACTGTTGGTGATCATGCTTTCCACGATGGAAAGTATGAGGAAGCTGCAGAACTGTTTTCATCATTAACATTACAAGATGACTTCGTTGAGTTTTTGACACTGCCAGGGTATGAAAAACTAAAATGA
- a CDS encoding alanine--glyoxylate aminotransferase family protein, giving the protein MRNEEMLLIPGPTPVVDSIYDAMASETRGHTDPRFVAIYKNAIEQTKKLFKTDGEVFVVAGSGTIAMEMALINTVAAGEKILVVSQGYFGDRFIKLGQAFGIEVDVLQSEWGNQVTPEEVEVKLAEGNYKAVTITHADTSTGVAANLDALVPIVKKHGALVILDGVCATAAMEEDMSKGYGQPDYKIDVILTGSQKAIGVPPGLAIVAFNQTALAAREQLERVPAYYCDIYNWMPVMNDPSKYFATPPVNLIYAYDEGMRLVHEEGLSKRIVRHTAFGKGVRAALSEYGMKAIADEQVAASTLSCILYPEGVKDAEFRAALGKKGVIVAGSLAHLAGKAFRIGHMGNTTEEMLEKAIELIGATLNEIGHTVDTAKAVERFKEDVRAVV; this is encoded by the coding sequence ATGAGAAATGAAGAGATGCTACTGATACCTGGACCAACGCCTGTAGTCGACTCAATTTATGATGCGATGGCTAGTGAAACAAGAGGGCATACCGATCCACGATTTGTTGCGATTTACAAAAATGCCATTGAGCAAACAAAGAAATTATTTAAAACAGACGGAGAAGTATTCGTCGTTGCCGGATCTGGAACAATTGCAATGGAAATGGCGCTCATTAACACGGTTGCTGCCGGCGAAAAGATATTAGTCGTCAGTCAGGGCTATTTCGGTGACCGGTTCATTAAACTGGGACAAGCATTCGGCATTGAAGTGGACGTACTCCAATCGGAATGGGGCAACCAAGTGACTCCTGAGGAAGTGGAAGTGAAACTTGCTGAAGGGAATTATAAAGCGGTTACAATTACGCATGCCGATACATCGACGGGTGTTGCAGCTAATCTCGATGCGCTCGTGCCAATTGTAAAAAAGCATGGAGCATTAGTCATTTTGGATGGTGTCTGTGCAACAGCTGCTATGGAAGAAGATATGAGCAAAGGATATGGACAACCGGATTATAAAATTGATGTCATTTTGACAGGTTCCCAAAAAGCGATTGGCGTTCCTCCAGGATTAGCAATTGTAGCTTTCAATCAAACAGCATTGGCGGCAAGAGAGCAGTTGGAACGTGTCCCTGCTTATTATTGCGATATCTACAATTGGATGCCAGTCATGAACGATCCTTCAAAATATTTTGCAACACCGCCCGTCAACTTGATTTATGCCTATGATGAAGGAATGAGACTCGTTCACGAGGAAGGATTGTCAAAAAGGATTGTTCGCCATACGGCATTCGGCAAAGGGGTGCGAGCTGCACTTTCTGAATACGGCATGAAAGCAATTGCTGATGAACAAGTCGCGGCTTCAACATTGAGCTGTATCCTTTATCCGGAAGGTGTTAAAGATGCCGAATTCCGTGCAGCACTCGGTAAAAAAGGCGTAATCGTCGCAGGCTCACTTGCTCATTTAGCAGGCAAAGCATTCCGTATTGGGCATATGGGTAACACAACGGAGGAAATGTTGGAAAAAGCGATTGAATTGATAGGTGCCACGTTGAATGAAATCGGACATACGGTTGATACAGCGAAGGCAGTTGAAAGGTTTAAGGAAGACGTGCGGGCTGTCGTTTGA
- a CDS encoding class I adenylate-forming enzyme family protein, which translates to MNSSQLLERNARKYPQTEAVIGMGKRYTYRDLDQLVNRFAHGLKSLAIGQGDKVVLYMPNVPEFTISYFAVQRLGAIIVPINAKMTLPEVEYVLENSDAKAFIVHELLFESVKKLDSELVLIKTGAALESSWISFKTVLDENDSPIECNLRESSESTILYTSGTTGKPKGVLFSYKNILTVAQMICVEMEIKPESRLLIMMPLSHSAPIHLFFMAGLIVGATSVLTPTFTPDLLIETVEQEKTTHFFGAPVVYLLTAKSPKMETADFSSMKWWIYGSAPLSQPEVEFVQKKFKSDNFICVYGLTEAGPNGTLLSASEHKTKAGSIGKRAALHAEFRIVNPSGEDVQQGEVGEILLRGEGNMLGYYNNKEATAETFIGDWLKTGDLAKVDEDGYIWVVDRKKDLIISGGVNIYPKEVEEVLITHPAINEVAVVGVPHPEWGETVKAYFSASEVLELEEIKQFAKEQLSQYKVPRLYEQVEALPRNASGKILKQPLREGEANGLTTTV; encoded by the coding sequence ATGAACAGTTCACAATTATTGGAACGGAATGCGAGGAAGTATCCTCAAACTGAAGCGGTTATCGGAATGGGGAAACGGTATACGTATAGGGATCTTGATCAGCTTGTGAACCGGTTTGCACATGGGTTAAAATCTCTCGCAATAGGACAAGGAGACAAAGTAGTCCTATACATGCCGAACGTTCCAGAATTTACTATTTCTTACTTTGCGGTTCAACGTCTTGGGGCAATCATTGTTCCGATAAATGCTAAGATGACGCTTCCAGAAGTAGAGTATGTACTTGAAAACTCAGATGCAAAAGCCTTCATTGTACATGAGTTACTGTTCGAATCGGTGAAAAAGCTGGACAGCGAATTAGTATTAATCAAAACCGGTGCCGCGTTAGAAAGCAGCTGGATCAGTTTTAAAACGGTTCTCGATGAAAATGATTCTCCAATCGAATGCAATTTACGGGAGTCTAGTGAATCAACGATTTTATATACTTCCGGAACGACAGGTAAACCGAAAGGCGTGTTATTCAGTTATAAAAACATCTTAACAGTTGCGCAAATGATTTGTGTCGAGATGGAAATTAAACCGGAGAGCCGCTTGCTCATTATGATGCCACTTAGCCATTCAGCACCGATTCATCTTTTTTTCATGGCAGGGCTAATAGTTGGTGCAACTAGTGTATTAACGCCAACATTCACACCGGATCTTTTAATTGAGACCGTTGAGCAGGAAAAAACGACACACTTCTTCGGAGCACCTGTCGTATATTTATTGACGGCGAAGAGCCCGAAGATGGAAACAGCTGATTTTTCTTCGATGAAATGGTGGATTTACGGAAGCGCACCTTTATCGCAACCTGAAGTTGAATTTGTGCAGAAAAAGTTCAAATCGGATAATTTCATATGTGTCTATGGACTGACAGAAGCGGGTCCGAACGGTACATTATTGAGCGCAAGTGAACATAAAACGAAAGCAGGAAGTATTGGGAAACGGGCGGCACTTCACGCAGAGTTTAGGATTGTTAATCCTAGCGGGGAAGATGTGCAACAAGGAGAAGTTGGGGAAATTCTTTTACGTGGGGAAGGCAATATGCTTGGCTACTATAACAATAAAGAAGCCACTGCAGAAACATTCATAGGTGACTGGTTGAAAACAGGCGACTTGGCGAAAGTTGATGAAGACGGTTACATTTGGGTTGTCGATCGGAAAAAAGATTTAATCATTTCCGGCGGCGTCAATATTTATCCTAAAGAAGTCGAAGAAGTACTCATTACACATCCGGCGATTAATGAAGTCGCTGTAGTTGGCGTGCCGCATCCGGAATGGGGAGAAACGGTAAAAGCCTACTTTTCTGCAAGTGAAGTGTTGGAGTTAGAAGAGATTAAACAATTTGCGAAAGAACAACTTTCGCAGTATAAAGTGCCGCGTTTATATGAACAAGTTGAGGCGCTTCCGCGTAATGCATCCGGCAAGATTTTAAAACAACCACTGAGAGAAGGCGAAGCAAATGGTCTTACAACAACGGTCTGA
- a CDS encoding MerR family DNA-binding transcriptional regulator — translation MMDISKVARAYDVSTRTIRYYEELGLLHPDRTAGNSRIYSKAELVKLKLILRGKRYGFTLEEIKEMILLFDKDRTGIKQLERTIHFGHEKIGQVEAKIQELTEMKREMEQLLVQFAEKLTNIKGD, via the coding sequence GTGATGGATATTTCTAAAGTGGCCCGAGCATATGATGTGTCGACCCGTACAATTCGGTACTACGAGGAGCTTGGTTTACTACATCCCGACAGGACTGCGGGAAACAGTAGGATTTACTCGAAAGCAGAACTAGTAAAGTTAAAACTTATCTTGCGTGGGAAAAGGTATGGATTCACGCTGGAAGAAATAAAGGAGATGATTCTGCTTTTTGATAAAGACCGGACGGGGATCAAACAATTGGAGCGGACAATCCATTTCGGCCATGAAAAGATCGGACAAGTAGAAGCAAAGATTCAAGAACTTACAGAAATGAAGAGGGAAATGGAACAATTACTTGTGCAGTTCGCAGAAAAACTAACCAACATAAAGGGGGATTAA